The Oscillatoria acuminata PCC 6304 genomic interval TGGCGGGGGCGGTTCCGGTTTTTGGAATCGTTGTTGTAGGGAGTGATAGATTTGTTTCAGCCACCGCCACAGTTTGCGCCACATCTGCTGTTCTCCGGTTTGGGGTTGATGGATTTATTAAACCACAGATTCCACTGATTTTCACTGAGGGGAGGATTGGGACTGTTGTTATGATTTTAATCGGTTAGAAACTATCTGTTAGTCGGATTTATCCGACTTTAGCTATGAGGCGGGGGTTTGAACCCCCGCTGGTTGATGCGACTCACCATTTATTCGGTTCTTCTAATCCATCCATTCAGGGTAAATCGGCTATCTAGGAAGTTTTTGGAGGGGCAATTTACGGGGCGGACTTCGTGACAACAGCCACTCGCAAAGAAGACGATACTGTTATTGGTGGGTGGGATATCCGTATAGGATTCTGCCATTGAATATAAGGTGTCGGATAATTTTAAGGTGTCGTACATCCGTAGTTCTCCGCCGATAAAAGGTTTCGGTTCTCGGTGGAAGTAGTAAATGTAACTGATGGTTCGGGTGGCTGTTACTCCATCTCCGTTATCGTTATGGGCTTTATAATAATGTCCGTCGTTGTGGGCGGTGATTTGAGCTTCGATTTCACTGACTTCAAAAGTGGGAATGGCTAAGTGTTCGGTGATTTGGGGAAGGATTTGTTTGATTCGTTCTTTGATGAGGTCCCCAAATTCATGGAAGTAATAGAAGATTTTCGATCGCCGATAGTTGGGGTCGTCAATCCCAATTTGGCTGTCCTCAAATGCTCCCCGATTATCTATCACATAGTTGAGAATCCGTTGGTTTTCCTCTTCACTCAAGAAGTTCTGGATTTTTAGGGATTTGGATTCGATGATAATCGGTGTGGTTGCTGTTTGC includes:
- a CDS encoding 2OG-Fe(II) oxygenase → MTSNITETQTVHVMLLIAGGHQCELSMPADAPLLQDMLEAIALRSHPERSQPNKLFQIPMEDGGPTLYFPSRSIVAIATDPPVSLPDFSPEPEPIQPLQTATTPIIIESKSLKIQNFLSEEENQRILNYVIDNRGAFEDSQIGIDDPNYRRSKIFYYFHEFGDLIKERIKQILPQITEHLAIPTFEVSEIEAQITAHNDGHYYKAHNDNGDGVTATRTISYIYYFHREPKPFIGGELRMYDTLKLSDTLYSMAESYTDIPPTNNSIVFFASGCCHEVRPVNCPSKNFLDSRFTLNGWIRRTE